In one Mycobacterium sp. NBC_00419 genomic region, the following are encoded:
- a CDS encoding SDR family NAD(P)-dependent oxidoreductase produces the protein MQGFAGKVAVVTGAGSGIGQALAVELGRSGASVAICDIDTDGLAVTEERLKAIGVNVKADRLNVTEREAFSAYADGVKEHFGKVNQVYNNAGIAFSGDVEISQFKDIERVMDVDFWGVVNGTKVFLPYLIESGDGHVINISSIFGLFSVPGQAAYNSAKFAVRGFTEALRQEMILAKHPVKVTTVHPGGIKTAIARNATAAEGLDKNELAEAFDTKLARTSPERAAQIILDGVAKNRARVLVGADAKILDAIVRVTGSGYQRLFSTVLPRLSPPMR, from the coding sequence ATGCAGGGGTTCGCTGGGAAGGTAGCCGTGGTGACCGGCGCCGGTTCGGGTATCGGCCAGGCACTCGCCGTTGAGCTGGGCCGATCGGGTGCCAGCGTAGCGATCTGCGATATCGATACCGACGGTCTGGCCGTCACCGAGGAGCGCCTCAAGGCCATCGGTGTCAACGTCAAGGCCGACCGCCTCAACGTCACCGAGCGGGAGGCGTTCAGCGCCTACGCCGACGGCGTCAAGGAGCACTTCGGCAAGGTCAACCAGGTGTACAACAACGCGGGCATCGCGTTCTCCGGCGACGTCGAGATCAGCCAGTTCAAGGACATCGAACGGGTGATGGACGTCGACTTCTGGGGTGTCGTGAACGGCACCAAGGTCTTCCTGCCCTACCTGATCGAATCCGGCGACGGCCACGTCATCAACATCTCCAGCATCTTCGGGCTGTTCTCGGTGCCCGGCCAGGCCGCCTACAACTCGGCGAAGTTCGCGGTGCGCGGCTTCACCGAGGCGCTGCGCCAAGAGATGATCCTGGCCAAGCATCCGGTGAAGGTGACCACCGTGCACCCGGGCGGCATCAAGACCGCGATCGCCCGCAATGCCACCGCTGCAGAAGGTCTGGACAAGAACGAACTGGCCGAGGCCTTCGACACCAAGCTGGCCCGGACCTCTCCCGAGCGCGCCGCCCAGATCATCCTCGACGGCGTCGCCAAGAACCGGGCCCGCGTGCTCGTCGGCGCCGACGCCAAGATCCTGGACGCGATCGTGCGTGTGACCGGCTCGGGTTACCAGCGGTTGTTCTCCACGGTGCTGCCGCGGCTGTCGCCGCCGATGCGTTAG
- a CDS encoding glycine betaine ABC transporter substrate-binding protein gives MSAKIFQRLALVLLALALAACGSAPPGPSLAVGTTADPQANLLAQVYAAALRSYGTGAHVEVVADPLAALDSGAVSVVPGFTGRLLQTFAPGSAARSDAQVYRAMIGALPEGLAAGDYATSAEDKPALAVTDATATAWGSRDLAALVKHCAGLTLAAVAGVRGLPTVVGTCTLPPAREFPDAAAMFEALRTGAVAAAWTGTADAGVPSDVAVLADRKPMLVQAENVVPLYRRNELDQQQLRAINEVAGVLDTGSLADMRRQVAEGGDPRSVAEKWLSANPLGR, from the coding sequence TTGAGCGCGAAAATCTTTCAGCGGCTAGCGCTGGTTCTGCTGGCGCTTGCGCTGGCGGCCTGCGGTAGTGCACCGCCGGGTCCTTCGCTGGCGGTGGGCACCACGGCTGATCCGCAGGCCAACCTGTTGGCCCAGGTGTACGCCGCCGCGTTGCGCTCCTACGGGACCGGCGCGCACGTCGAAGTCGTCGCCGACCCGTTGGCGGCGTTGGATTCCGGCGCGGTCAGCGTCGTCCCCGGCTTCACCGGGCGGCTGTTGCAGACGTTCGCACCCGGCTCGGCGGCACGCTCGGATGCGCAGGTGTACCGAGCGATGATCGGGGCTCTACCGGAGGGTCTGGCCGCCGGTGACTACGCCACCTCCGCTGAGGACAAACCCGCCCTGGCGGTCACCGATGCCACCGCGACGGCGTGGGGCAGCCGCGATCTGGCCGCCCTGGTGAAGCACTGCGCGGGGCTGACGCTCGCTGCGGTGGCCGGGGTTCGCGGGCTGCCGACGGTGGTCGGCACCTGCACGCTGCCGCCGGCACGCGAATTCCCCGATGCCGCAGCCATGTTCGAGGCGCTGCGTACAGGCGCGGTCGCGGCGGCGTGGACCGGCACCGCCGATGCTGGTGTCCCCAGTGATGTCGCGGTTCTCGCCGACCGCAAGCCGATGCTGGTGCAGGCCGAGAACGTCGTGCCGCTGTATCGGCGCAACGAACTCGACCAGCAGCAGCTGCGGGCGATCAACGAGGTCGCAGGGGTGCTCGACACCGGATCGCTGGCCGACATGCGCCGCCAGGTCGCCGAGGGCGGCGATCCGCGGTCGGTGGCCGAGAAGTGGCTCTCGGCGAATCCGCTGGGACGCTAA
- a CDS encoding NAD(P)-dependent malic enzyme, translated as MTETVPTPRLVIDDEEIFAAHVGGKLSVELKSPLDSKRALSIAYTPGVAQVSRAIAADHTLAARYTWANRLVAVISDGTAVLGLGDIGPAASLPVMEGKAALFKTFGGLDSIPIVLDTKDPDEIVETVIRLRPTFGAVNLEDISAPRCFEIERRLIEALDCPVMHDDQHGTAIVVLAALMGAAKVLDRDMSTLKVVISGAGAAGIACANILLASGITHITVLDSQGIVHTGRDDLNPFKAELAQRTNPAALSGGMIEALAGADVFMGVSAGVVPEELIATMAPGGIVFAMSNPDPEIHPEVAKKYAAIVATGRSDFPNQINNVLAFPGVFRGALDAGARRITEKMKVAAAEAIFSVVGDDLAPDYIVPSPLDPRVGPAVAAAVGAASGTD; from the coding sequence GTGACCGAAACGGTGCCTACCCCCCGACTCGTCATCGATGACGAGGAAATCTTTGCCGCTCACGTGGGCGGCAAGCTCTCTGTCGAGCTGAAGTCGCCGCTGGACAGCAAGCGTGCCCTATCGATCGCCTACACCCCGGGCGTGGCCCAGGTCAGTCGCGCTATCGCGGCCGACCACACCCTGGCCGCCCGGTATACCTGGGCCAACCGCCTGGTCGCGGTGATCAGCGACGGCACCGCGGTGCTCGGCCTGGGTGACATCGGTCCGGCGGCGTCGCTGCCGGTGATGGAGGGTAAGGCCGCGCTGTTCAAGACCTTCGGCGGGCTGGACTCCATCCCGATCGTGCTCGACACCAAGGATCCCGACGAGATCGTCGAGACCGTGATCCGGCTGCGGCCGACCTTCGGCGCGGTCAACCTCGAGGACATCTCCGCACCCCGCTGCTTCGAGATCGAACGGCGGCTGATCGAGGCGCTGGACTGCCCGGTCATGCACGACGACCAGCACGGCACCGCAATCGTGGTGCTGGCCGCGCTGATGGGCGCGGCCAAGGTGCTCGACCGGGACATGAGCACGCTGAAGGTGGTGATCTCGGGGGCCGGAGCCGCCGGCATCGCGTGCGCGAACATCCTGCTGGCCAGCGGTATCACCCACATCACCGTGCTGGACTCCCAGGGCATCGTGCACACCGGGCGTGACGACCTCAACCCGTTCAAGGCCGAGCTGGCCCAGCGGACGAACCCGGCTGCGCTGTCCGGTGGCATGATCGAGGCGCTCGCCGGTGCGGACGTGTTCATGGGGGTGTCCGCCGGGGTCGTGCCCGAGGAACTGATCGCGACGATGGCCCCGGGCGGCATCGTGTTCGCGATGTCCAACCCCGACCCCGAGATTCATCCCGAGGTGGCCAAGAAGTACGCCGCGATCGTCGCAACCGGGCGAAGCGACTTCCCGAACCAGATCAACAACGTGCTCGCGTTCCCCGGTGTGTTCCGCGGGGCGCTCGACGCCGGTGCACGCCGCATCACCGAGAAGATGAAAGTGGCTGCCGCCGAGGCCATCTTCTCCGTCGTCGGCGACGATCTGGCACCCGACTACATTGTGCCGAGCCCGCTGGATCCCCGCGTCGGGCCCGCCGTCGCGGCCGCGGTGGGTGCAGCGTCCGGAACGGATTGA
- a CDS encoding suppressor of fused domain protein, protein MSSPLQQVREHVRGHFAGIGIESDPDSASVTFLGVERIEVLRFGPAEGVAHYVSLGCSRHPMTDPSDLAADPLRGPRAEVVMSLRATVPTPGLARSLAVVAATPAVEGVVLVADALIDLSGPLGNSALWDSAPFTAVLLGASPIADLALAAPLDPVAFLSAVPITATEAAWVRLKGAEAMRQAWLDDGVDVLDPTRRASAPS, encoded by the coding sequence GTGAGCTCACCGCTACAGCAGGTCCGCGAACACGTCCGCGGGCACTTCGCGGGCATCGGCATCGAGTCCGATCCGGACTCGGCGAGCGTGACGTTCCTCGGTGTCGAACGGATCGAGGTGCTGCGGTTCGGGCCCGCAGAGGGCGTGGCTCACTATGTGTCGCTGGGCTGTTCGCGCCACCCGATGACCGACCCGTCCGACCTTGCCGCCGATCCGCTGCGCGGGCCGCGGGCAGAGGTCGTGATGAGCTTGCGGGCAACCGTGCCCACTCCCGGCCTGGCCCGCAGCCTGGCGGTGGTGGCCGCTACGCCGGCCGTCGAAGGTGTGGTTCTGGTCGCCGACGCGCTGATCGATCTGTCTGGGCCGCTGGGGAATTCGGCTCTGTGGGATTCGGCCCCGTTCACCGCGGTGTTGCTCGGCGCTTCTCCGATTGCCGATCTCGCGCTGGCGGCACCACTGGATCCGGTGGCGTTCCTCTCGGCGGTGCCGATCACCGCGACGGAGGCGGCGTGGGTACGGCTCAAGGGCGCCGAGGCCATGCGTCAGGCGTGGCTCGACGACGGCGTCGACGTGCTGGATCCGACCCGGCGGGCGTCCGCGCCGAGTTAG
- the corA gene encoding magnesium/cobalt transporter CorA, which translates to MASFRARPPSMLGVTRTPPSPDVDAKRIHVPVARAMVDCAVYIEGARMPGKYTHAAALERVHELEAEGQTAFVWIGLHEPDEHQMQSVAEVFGLHPLAVEDAVHAHQRPKVERYDDTLFLVLKTVNYVPHESVALAREIVETGEIMVFVGSDFVVTVRHGDHTGLAGLRRQLEEEHQQLALGPYGVMHAIADHVVDTYREVSELMECDIDTVESETFSPLSKTDIEPIYMLKREVVELRRAVSPLTVALGRFNTDYKDLMTKELLRYMRDVLDHQSQAADRIASYDEMLSSLVQAALAKVGMQQNTDMRKITAWAAMAAVPTMIAGIYGMNFDDMPELHWRWGYPMVVLTMVGICSFLYRNFRRNHWL; encoded by the coding sequence ATGGCGTCGTTTCGAGCCCGGCCGCCCTCGATGCTCGGCGTGACACGCACCCCGCCGAGCCCAGACGTCGACGCCAAGCGCATCCACGTCCCGGTGGCCCGGGCGATGGTCGACTGCGCCGTCTATATCGAGGGCGCTCGAATGCCGGGAAAGTACACCCACGCCGCCGCCCTGGAGAGGGTGCACGAACTCGAGGCGGAGGGACAGACGGCGTTCGTGTGGATCGGGCTGCACGAACCCGACGAGCATCAGATGCAGTCGGTGGCCGAGGTCTTCGGACTGCATCCACTGGCGGTCGAAGACGCGGTGCACGCCCACCAGCGCCCGAAGGTCGAGCGCTACGACGACACGCTCTTCCTCGTCCTCAAGACCGTGAACTACGTCCCGCACGAGTCGGTGGCGCTGGCCCGCGAGATCGTGGAGACCGGCGAGATCATGGTCTTCGTCGGATCGGACTTCGTGGTGACGGTGCGCCACGGCGACCACACCGGCCTGGCCGGCCTTCGCCGGCAACTGGAGGAGGAACACCAGCAGCTGGCACTGGGCCCCTACGGGGTGATGCATGCGATCGCCGATCACGTGGTCGATACCTACCGCGAGGTCAGCGAGTTGATGGAGTGCGATATCGACACCGTCGAGTCCGAGACCTTCTCCCCGTTGAGCAAGACCGACATCGAGCCGATCTACATGCTCAAGCGTGAGGTCGTCGAATTACGAAGGGCGGTATCGCCGCTCACCGTCGCGCTGGGGCGGTTCAACACCGACTACAAGGACCTGATGACCAAGGAGCTGCTGCGTTACATGCGCGACGTCCTGGACCATCAGTCCCAGGCCGCCGACCGGATCGCCAGCTACGACGAGATGCTGTCATCTCTGGTGCAGGCCGCGCTGGCCAAGGTCGGTATGCAGCAGAACACCGACATGCGCAAGATCACCGCGTGGGCAGCCATGGCGGCCGTGCCGACGATGATCGCCGGGATCTACGGCATGAACTTCGACGACATGCCCGAATTGCATTGGCGCTGGGGCTATCCCATGGTGGTGCTGACGATGGTCGGCATCTGTAGCTTCCTGTACCGCAACTTCCGCCGCAATCACTGGCTCTGA
- a CDS encoding tandem-95 repeat protein yields the protein MTAPVTVRAIFTDTLKWVGLGALVPTAPIPDTPVPDFIAGAWVGVRRFHYTFFNSTPTVTAQTYTKDPETGVIKGSVTSYDADGDAVTYVVAGKPVHGTVAVDADGSYTYTPDAAYAHAGGVDSFTITATDDSLNPFHFDPLTGLVHAVTDALTKIGILRNAAPYWQSATVAVAVGPVNHAPVLSATVGDADPTTGTRVITPTATDPDGDTVTVAVTAGPAHGTLVTNSDGTYTYTPAASFAHTGGSDIITFNATDAYGAIATTSVVFTVTAKNNAPTATNDAFKTNQNTARIITAAQLLGNDSDPDSDPLTVVAVTQPNHGSLTSNGDGSYTYTPSTDFTGTDTFTYKVSDTAGATSSPATVTVTVKLVNTQPTTTPISGLNIPFGMAISADGSILYIPNYGGTTVSVINTADYTTRTTIAGFRKPAGLALSPDGSTLYVANRENTTVSVINTADNTTRATITGLMGPVALALSPDGSTLYVSNYDTNTVSVINTANNTTRTTITGLHAPGGLAISPDGSTLYVSNYDTNTVSVINTADNTTRTTITGFSNPYGVALTPDGSTLYVANAGDGTVRVIDTADNTTATPITGFGYPIWVAVTPDGSTLYVNDYDGNKVWFLNIEHAATSVAASGQT from the coding sequence GTGACCGCACCGGTGACGGTACGGGCAATCTTCACCGACACCCTGAAATGGGTGGGGTTGGGCGCGCTCGTCCCGACCGCTCCCATCCCCGACACTCCCGTTCCAGATTTCATCGCCGGCGCCTGGGTCGGTGTACGACGGTTCCACTACACCTTCTTCAACTCCACGCCCACCGTGACGGCTCAGACATACACCAAAGACCCCGAAACCGGGGTGATCAAGGGCAGCGTCACGAGCTATGACGCGGACGGCGACGCGGTCACGTACGTGGTGGCGGGCAAGCCCGTCCACGGCACGGTCGCCGTCGACGCCGACGGCTCCTACACCTACACCCCCGACGCCGCTTACGCCCACGCCGGCGGCGTGGATTCGTTCACCATCACCGCGACCGACGATTCGCTCAATCCGTTCCACTTCGACCCGCTCACCGGATTGGTCCACGCAGTCACCGACGCCCTGACCAAGATCGGAATCCTGCGCAACGCAGCGCCGTACTGGCAATCGGCCACCGTCGCCGTCGCTGTCGGACCGGTCAACCACGCGCCCGTCCTCAGCGCTACCGTCGGCGACGCCGACCCCACCACCGGCACCCGCGTCATCACCCCCACCGCAACCGACCCCGACGGCGACACCGTCACCGTCGCTGTCACCGCCGGACCCGCCCATGGCACCCTCGTCACCAACTCCGACGGCACTTACACCTACACACCCGCGGCATCCTTCGCCCATACCGGCGGCAGCGACATCATCACCTTCAACGCCACCGACGCCTACGGCGCCATTGCCACGACTTCCGTTGTCTTCACCGTGACCGCCAAAAACAACGCCCCCACCGCCACCAACGACGCCTTCAAGACCAACCAGAACACCGCGCGCATCATTACCGCGGCCCAGCTTCTGGGTAACGACAGCGACCCCGACAGCGATCCCCTGACCGTGGTCGCGGTCACTCAGCCAAACCACGGCTCCCTGACCAGCAACGGAGACGGCAGCTACACCTACACCCCTTCCACCGACTTCACCGGCACCGATACCTTCACCTACAAAGTCAGCGACACCGCCGGCGCCACAAGCAGCCCGGCCACCGTCACCGTCACCGTGAAACTTGTCAACACACAACCCACCACTACCCCGATCAGCGGCCTAAACATCCCCTTCGGTATGGCGATCAGCGCCGACGGCTCCATCCTCTACATCCCCAACTACGGCGGCACCACCGTGTCGGTGATCAACACCGCCGACTACACCACCCGCACCACCATCGCCGGCTTCAGAAAGCCGGCCGGATTGGCGTTAAGCCCAGATGGATCGACCCTCTACGTCGCGAACCGCGAGAACACCACCGTGTCGGTCATCAACACCGCCGACAACACCACCCGCGCCACCATCACCGGCCTCATGGGCCCGGTCGCATTGGCGTTAAGCCCAGACGGATCCACCCTCTACGTCAGCAACTACGACACCAACACCGTGTCGGTCATCAACACCGCCAACAACACCACCCGCACCACCATCACTGGCCTACATGCCCCCGGCGGACTGGCGATAAGCCCAGACGGATCCACCCTCTACGTCAGCAACTACGACACCAACACCGTGTCGGTCATCAACACCGCCGACAACACCACCCGCACCACCATCACCGGATTCAGCAACCCGTACGGGGTGGCACTCACGCCCGACGGTTCCACCCTCTACGTCGCCAACGCCGGCGACGGAACGGTGCGGGTCATCGACACCGCCGATAACACCACCGCCACGCCGATCACCGGATTCGGCTACCCGATCTGGGTGGCAGTCACGCCCGACGGAAGCACCCTCTACGTCAACGACTACGACGGCAACAAGGTGTGGTTTCTCAACATCGAGCACGCCGCGACATCCGTTGCCGCAAGCGGACAAACCTAA